A genomic segment from Triticum dicoccoides isolate Atlit2015 ecotype Zavitan chromosome 1A, WEW_v2.0, whole genome shotgun sequence encodes:
- the LOC119270741 gene encoding DNA ligase 1-like, whose product MFLPRATTSLHSLLRCQFRPLPSPKTLAITLAPPPLLLRPRRLCSSSSSSRRAPPAAAKSVEKRPPARLKRAEAVKPLAAGGAAMSSSGGAGGKRSVADVLMGNARDAARKAKKGAPAASGVPSPKKPRTKTTAEADGATAEPAVDEKPPSPAKSPVKSKRPSSPPKSKSKADDAPEAKKRSPSPTRSKTLAAAAKLEAAEKPLSPKRAKALAAKSDAKPSDQAPVSQSKDQASQSDDKKTKISNATKSEEVNTTLELKKKGSEFDPMAAACWKPGEPVPFLFLARALDLISNESGRIVITEILSNVFRTTIATTPEDLLATVYLSANRIAPPHEGIELGIGDASIIRALSEAYGRKEEHVKKNLKELGDLGLVAKASRSSQKMMYKPKPLTISRVLDTFRTIAKESGKDSQDKKRSHIKGLLVAATDCEPQYIIRLLQSKMRIGLAEKTVQMALGQAAVYSEKGSPPKKVQSPFEEAAKIIKEAYSVLPIYDKIVPTLLDAGVWKLPETCNFSIGVPVGPMLAKATKSVSEIIDKFQGREYTCEYKYDGERAQIHCMEDGTVEIYSRNAERNTGKYPDVVDAISRIRKPTVKSFVLDCEIVAYDREKKRILPFQILSTRARKGVTINDIKVSVCTFGFDILYINGKPLLQEQLKVRREHLYNSFEEVPGVFQLATAITSNDLEEIQKFLDLSVNSSCEGLIIKTLDTDATYEPAKRSNNWLKLKKDYMDSVGDSLDLVPIAAFHGRGKRTGVYGSFLLACYDEHNEEYQTICNIGTGFSEQQLEERSTSLRSKVIKNPKAYYRFADTTDPDVWFEPSEVWEVKAADLSISPVHRAANGIVDPNKGISLRFPRLLRVRDDKNPEHATTAEQVADMYRAQKINHSHNQEDEDDD is encoded by the exons ATGTTCCTCCCTCGAGCCACCACCTCGCTCCACTCCCTGCTGCGATGCCAGTTCCGCCCGCTCCCCTCGCCTAAAACCCTAGCCATTACCCTCGCCCCGCCGCCCCTGCTCCTCCGCCCCCGCcgcctctgctcctcctcctcctcctcccgccgcgcCCCCCCTGCCGCCGCCAAATCCGTCGAGAAGAGGCCGCCCGCGAGGCTGAAGAGGGCGGAGGCGGTGAAGCCGCTAGCCGCGGGGGGAGCGGCCATGTCGTCCTCGGGAGGCGCCGGGGGGAAGCGCTCCGTGGCGGATGTGCTCATGGGGAACGCGCGGGACGCCGCCAGGAAGGCCAAGAAGGGGGCCCCGGCCGCCTCCGGGGTCCCGTCTCCGAAGAAGCCCAGGACGAAGACGACCGCCGAGGCCGACGGCGCGACGGCCGAGCCGGCGGTGGACGAGAAGCCGCCTTCGCCGGCCAAGTCGCCCGTCAAGTCGAAGCGCCCGTCGTCGCCACCCAAGTCCAAGTCGAAGGCCGACGACGCTCCTGAGGCGAAGAAGAGGTCCCCGTCGCCCACGAGGTCCAAAACGCTAGCCGCGGCCGCGAAATTGGAGGCCGCGGAGAAGCCCCTGTCGCCGAAGAgggccaaagccctagcggccaaaTCTGACGCCAAGCCCTCTGACCAAGCCCCTGTCTCTCAATCTAAAGACCAAGCGTCTCAATCCGATGATAAGAAGACCAAAATCTCAAATGCCACCAAGTCAGAGGAGGTGAATACCACTCTCGAGCTCAAGAAGAAAGGCAGTGAGTTTGATCCCATGGCTGCTGCCTGCTGGAAGCCCGGAGAACCTGTGCCATTCCTGTTCCTGGCTCGGGCACTCGATCTCATTTCCAACGAGTCTGGACGGATTGTCATTACAGAGATCCTGTCAAACGTGTTCCGTACAACTATTGCCACAACACCAGAGGATCTCCTTGCGACAGTATACCTCTCGGCTAACCGGATTGCGCCACCTCACGAAGGGATTGAGCTTGGTATTGGGGATGCATCAATCATCCGTGCACTTTCCGAGGCATATGGCCGCAAAGAGGAGCATGTCAAAAAGAACCTCAAG GAATTGGGTGATTTGGGGCTCGTGGCGAAAGCAAGCAGGTCATCACAGAAGATGATGTACAAGCCAAAACCACTGACAATATCACGTGTGCTTGATACCTTTCGGACAATCGCAAAG GAATCTGGCAAAGACAGTCAAGATAAGAAAAGAAGTCATATCAAAGGACTTCTTGTCGCTGCAACAGACTGTGAACCTCAATACATTATACGACTTCTTCAG TCGAAGATGCGTATTGGGTTGGCAGAGAAAACTGTCCAAATGGCTCTTGGGCAAGCTGCTGTATATTCTGAAAAAGGGTCCCCGCCAAAAAAAGTCCAAtcacctttcgaagag GCTGCAAAAATAATTAAAGAAGCATATTCAGTTCTTCCAATCTATGATAAAATTGTCCCGACTCTTCTTGATGCTGGAGTTTGGAAACTTCCAGAAACATGCAATTTCTCCATAGGCGTCCCTGTTGGTCCTATGTTGGCAAAAGCAACGAAATCTGTCTCAGAGATTATTGACAAGTTTCAAGGTCGTGAGTACACTTGTGAGTACAAGTATGATGGTGAACGGGCCCAG ATTCATTGCATGGAGGATGGAACAGTAGAAATTTATAGTCGGAACGCTGAAAGGAATACCGGGAAGTACCCTGATGTTGTTGATGCAATTTCTAG AATCCGAAAGCCTACAGTTAAGTCATTTGTCTTAGATTGCGAAATTGTTGCTTATGACCGCGAAAAGAAGAGAATTTTACCCTTTCAG ATACTCAGCACAAGGGCCCGCAAGGGTGTTACTATAAATGACATCAAAGTATCAGTCTGTACTTTTGGCTTTGATATTCTTTACATCAATGGGAAACCTCTTCTCCAGGAACAACTTAAAGTTCGCCGAGAG CATCTTTACAACTCTTTCGAGGAAGTGCCAGGTGTTTTTCAACTGGCAACTGCAATTACATCAAATGACCTCGAGGAGATACAAAAATTTCTTGACTTATCTGTCAACTCCAG TTGTGAAGGGTTGATTATCAAGACATTGGATACGGATGCTACATATGAGCCAGCGAAGCGGTCAAACAATTGGTTGAAATTGAAGAAAGATTACATGGACAG TGTTGGAGATTCTTTAGACTTAGTGCCAATTGCTGCTTTTCATGGAAGAGGAAAACGAACAG GTGTATATGGATCGTTCCTCTTGGCATGCTATGATGAGCATAATGAAGAATACCAAACAATCTGCAATATAG GTACTGGATTTTCTGAGCAACAACTTGAAGAGCGTTCTACGAGCCTTCGAAGTAAAGTAATAAAGAACCCAAAG GCATATTATAGGTTCGCTGACACGACTGACCCAGATGTGTGGTTTGAGCCGTCAGAG GTGTGGGAGGTCAAAGCTGCTGATTTGAGCATAAGTCCAGTTCATCGCGCTGCTAATGGGATAGTTGATCCAAATAAG GGCATCTCTCTAAGATTTCCTCGTTTGTTGCGGGTGCGTGATGATAAAAACCCAGAACATGCAACCACAGCTGAGCAA GTTGCTGACATGTATCGTGCTCAAAAAATAAACCACTCGCACAACcaagaagatgaggatgatgactgA